The following are from one region of the Silene latifolia isolate original U9 population chromosome 9, ASM4854445v1, whole genome shotgun sequence genome:
- the LOC141600290 gene encoding putative vacuolar membrane protein YML018C — protein sequence MSLKYKGGLFLLGATVVIWVSSAEVTQGIYDAYKQPFAVTYLGASLMVVYLPIAFIKDWFYNKMKNCSPKNGNLAETVMEAAEKLSSPLKFIEQKVSAMELEGGISRKDSDLNLSVGEEQPFLNVSQKKADREVTKWDIVRYGFYLAPLWFVVEYLSNAALARTSVASTTVLSSTSGLFTLFVGVLLGQDSLNMAKVVAVFVSMAGVAMTTLGKTWSTDDSQLSSASNGERSLVGDLFGLLSAMSYGLFTVLLKKFAGEDGERVDVQKLFGYIGLFTLIALWWLVWPLTMLGIEPKFTIPHSAKTDEVVLANGLIGSVLSDYFWALSVVWTTPLVATLGMSLTIPLAMLADMVIHGRHYSAVYILGSIQVFVGFVIANLSDWFSKKLGL from the exons GGCATATATGATGCATATAAACAGCCGTTTGCAGTGACATATCTTGGAGCTTCTTTGATGGTTGTTTATCTCCCCATAGCTTTTATTAAAGattggttttacaataaaatgaaaAATTGCTCTCCAAAAAACGGAAATTTAGCCGAAACTGTAATGGAAGCTGCTGAGAAACTTAGTTCTCCTCTCAAATTCATAGAGCAGAAAGTATCTGCAATGGAACTTGAGGGTGGTATTTCAAGAAAGGACAGTGATCTAAACCTTTCTGTGGGTGAAGAAcaaccatttctcaatgtaagtcAGAAGAAGGCGGACAGGGAAGTCACCAAATGGGATATTGTTAGATATGGATTTTATCTGGCCCCACTTTGGTTTGTGGTGGAG TATCTTTCAAATGCTGCCCTTGCACGTACAAGTGTTGCAAGTACTACAGTTTTGTCCTCAACCTCCGGACTGTTTACTCTATTTGTCGGGGTGCTACTTGGTCAAGATTCTTTAAATATGGCGAAGGTCGTTGCTGTTTTTGTTAGCATGGCTGGTGTTGCCATGACAACGCTGGGCAAAACTTGGTCTACCGACGACTCGCAGCTTAGTAGTGCAAG CAATGGAGAACGTTCACTCGTGGGGGATCTTTTTGGCCTTCTCTCTGCCATGTCATATGGGCTGTTCACAG TTCTACTGAAAAAGTTTGCTGGTGAAGATGGAGAACGAGTTGATGTCCAAAAGCTTTTTGGATACATTGGTCTCTTCACTCTAATAGCGCTTTGGTGGCTTG TGTGGCCGTTAACGATGTTAGGAATTGAACCAAAGTTCACAATTCCCCACTCTGCTAAAACAGACGAAGTAGTTCTTGCCAATGGATTGATCGGAAGTGTCCTATCAGATTACTTTTG GGCGTTGTCTGTTGTATGGACAACACCGCTAGTTGCAACTCTAGGAATGTCGCTTACAATTCCACTCGCAATGTTGGCGGACATGGTTATTCATGGTCGACACTACTCAGCAGTATATATTCTTGGCTCTATCCAG GTGTTTGTAGGATTTGTAATCGCTAATCTTTCGGATTGGTTCTCCAAGAAACTGGGACTGTAG